In the Kitasatospora terrestris genome, one interval contains:
- a CDS encoding GMC family oxidoreductase, producing the protein MTDSGFDYDVVVVGSGFGGAVSALRLTEKGYRVAVLEAGRRFGRDELPKNSWDTRNYLWAPALGLYGIQRIHLLRNVLILAGAGVGGGSLNYANTLYVPPKPFFEDRQWAHITDWQEELAPFYDQAQRMLGVRLNPTLTPSDVHLKEAAEKMGCGDTFHMAPVGVFFGDGQDSDGEARTTPGAEVPDPYFGGAGPSRKACVECGECMTGCRHGAKNMLTENYLHLAERNGAEIHPLTTVARLRPHGEGYAVDVRRTDSRSKDPKKAGARTVTAARVVVAAGTYGTQTLLHRMREGGHLPAISGRLGELTRTNSEALVGAQTTDRRYGERVDFTKGVAITSSIHPDANTHIEPVRYGKGSNAMGALSIQQVPGAGRGPRWLRYALTAARHPWIFAQSMNQHRWSEKIIIGLVMQSLDNSLTVSLKKSGTGKGKLTSRQGHGAPNPTWIPAAEEGAKALAESINGFPGSTVGEIFDIPMTAHFLGGCPIGDSAETGVVDPYHRLYGYPGISVVDGSAVSANLGVNPSLTITAQAERAMSMWPNRGEADPRPAQGEDYRRVRPVAPERPAVPENAFGALRLPLLAVPEVPKRTGA; encoded by the coding sequence ATGACGGACAGCGGTTTCGACTACGACGTGGTGGTGGTTGGCTCGGGATTCGGCGGCGCGGTCTCCGCGCTGCGGCTCACCGAGAAGGGCTACCGGGTCGCGGTCCTGGAGGCCGGGCGCCGCTTCGGCCGCGACGAGCTGCCGAAGAACTCCTGGGACACCAGGAACTACCTGTGGGCCCCGGCCCTGGGCCTCTACGGCATCCAGCGGATCCACCTGCTGCGCAACGTGCTGATCCTGGCCGGCGCCGGCGTCGGCGGCGGGTCGCTCAACTACGCCAACACCCTCTACGTCCCGCCGAAGCCGTTCTTCGAGGACCGCCAGTGGGCGCACATCACCGACTGGCAGGAGGAGCTCGCGCCCTTCTACGACCAGGCGCAGCGGATGCTGGGCGTGCGGCTCAACCCGACGCTGACCCCCTCGGACGTCCACCTCAAGGAGGCCGCCGAGAAGATGGGCTGCGGGGACACCTTCCACATGGCCCCGGTCGGCGTCTTCTTCGGCGACGGCCAGGACTCCGACGGCGAGGCCAGGACGACCCCCGGCGCTGAGGTCCCCGACCCGTACTTCGGCGGCGCCGGCCCCAGCCGCAAGGCCTGCGTGGAGTGCGGCGAGTGCATGACCGGCTGCCGGCACGGCGCCAAGAACATGCTCACCGAGAACTACCTCCACCTCGCCGAGCGGAACGGCGCCGAGATCCACCCGCTGACCACCGTCGCCCGGCTGCGCCCGCACGGCGAGGGCTACGCCGTGGACGTGCGGCGCACCGACTCGCGCTCGAAGGACCCGAAGAAGGCCGGCGCCCGCACCGTCACCGCCGCCCGGGTGGTGGTCGCGGCCGGCACCTACGGCACCCAGACCCTGCTGCACCGGATGCGCGAGGGCGGCCACCTGCCCGCGATCTCCGGCCGGCTCGGCGAGCTGACCCGCACCAACTCCGAGGCGCTGGTCGGCGCGCAGACCACCGACCGGCGGTACGGGGAGAGGGTCGACTTCACCAAGGGCGTCGCCATCACCTCGTCCATCCACCCGGACGCGAACACCCACATCGAGCCGGTCCGCTACGGCAAGGGCTCCAACGCGATGGGCGCGCTCTCCATCCAGCAGGTCCCCGGCGCCGGGCGCGGCCCGCGCTGGCTGCGCTACGCGCTGACCGCCGCCCGCCACCCGTGGATCTTCGCCCAGTCGATGAACCAGCACCGCTGGTCCGAGAAGATCATCATCGGGCTGGTGATGCAGTCGCTGGACAACTCGCTCACCGTCTCGCTGAAGAAGTCCGGCACCGGCAAGGGCAAGCTGACCTCCCGCCAGGGCCACGGCGCGCCCAACCCGACCTGGATCCCGGCCGCCGAGGAGGGCGCCAAGGCGCTCGCCGAGTCGATCAACGGCTTCCCCGGCTCCACCGTCGGCGAGATCTTCGACATCCCGATGACCGCGCACTTCCTCGGCGGCTGCCCGATCGGCGACAGCGCCGAGACCGGAGTCGTCGACCCCTACCACCGCCTCTACGGCTACCCCGGGATCAGCGTGGTGGACGGCTCCGCGGTCTCCGCCAATCTCGGCGTCAACCCCTCGCTGACCATCACCGCCCAGGCCGAGCGCGCCATGTCGATGTGGCCCAACCGCGGCGAGGCCGACCCGCGCCCCGCCCAGGGCGAGGACTACCGCCGCGTCCGGCCGGTCGCGCCGGAGCGGCCCGCCGTCCCCGAGAACGCCTTCGGCGCGCTCAGGCTGCCGCTGCTCGCCGTGCCGGAGGTGCCGAAGCGCACCGGGGCCTGA
- a CDS encoding succinic semialdehyde dehydrogenase, which translates to MTDISADAQAPAAGTAGRNPAAPGGGRTVGSAVTPAVIARLARGVTADGSAGTAGTIAPLTGEKLAELPLSGPVDVERAFRQARAAQPAWAALPVRRRAAVLLRFHDLLLKRQDEVLDLIQAETGKARLHAFEEVMAVASAARHYGRKAASYLRDRHRGGAVPGLTSAVEARRPKGVVGQISPWNYPFELSVGDALPAFVAGNAVVNKPDTQTALTALWARELFVEAGLPAEIWQIVLGDGPVVGPEVVDRADYVAFTGSTRTGREVAQKAAARLVGASLELGGKNAMLVLADADLDRAAEGAVRACFSSAGQLCISIERLYVHRSVAEDFLARFAARTAALRLGGGLAYGADMGSLVSPRQLETVARHVEEAVGAGATVLAGGRARPDLGPLFYEPTILDGVTPGMAVCAEETFGPVVSIYRFDTDDEAVAAANATPYGLNSSVWTRDTRRGRAVAARLRTGTVNVNEAYAAAYGSVASPMGGMGESGLGRRHGSEGILRYTEAQTVAVQRILPIGPSMGLDDEAFARLFTTGLKAMKAFRLK; encoded by the coding sequence ATGACGGACATCTCGGCAGACGCACAGGCCCCCGCCGCCGGCACGGCCGGGCGCAACCCCGCGGCGCCCGGCGGCGGGCGCACGGTCGGCTCGGCGGTCACGCCCGCCGTGATCGCCCGGCTGGCCCGGGGCGTCACCGCGGACGGCAGCGCCGGCACCGCCGGCACCATCGCCCCGCTGACCGGCGAGAAGCTGGCCGAGCTGCCGCTCTCCGGCCCGGTCGACGTCGAGCGCGCCTTCCGGCAGGCCCGGGCGGCGCAGCCCGCCTGGGCGGCGCTGCCGGTGCGCCGCCGGGCCGCGGTGCTGCTGCGCTTCCACGACCTGCTGCTGAAGCGGCAGGACGAGGTGCTGGACCTGATCCAGGCCGAGACCGGCAAGGCCCGGCTGCACGCCTTCGAGGAGGTGATGGCGGTCGCCTCGGCCGCCCGCCACTACGGCCGCAAGGCCGCCTCCTACCTGCGCGACCGCCACCGCGGCGGCGCGGTGCCCGGCCTGACCAGCGCCGTCGAGGCGCGCCGCCCCAAGGGCGTGGTCGGCCAGATATCGCCGTGGAACTACCCCTTCGAGCTGTCGGTCGGCGACGCGCTGCCCGCCTTCGTGGCCGGCAACGCGGTGGTCAACAAGCCGGACACCCAGACCGCGCTCACCGCGCTGTGGGCCCGCGAGCTGTTCGTCGAGGCCGGGCTGCCCGCCGAGATCTGGCAGATCGTGCTCGGCGACGGCCCGGTGGTCGGCCCCGAGGTGGTCGACCGGGCCGACTACGTGGCCTTCACCGGTTCCACCCGCACCGGCCGCGAGGTCGCCCAGAAGGCCGCCGCCCGGCTGGTCGGCGCCTCCCTGGAGCTCGGCGGCAAGAACGCCATGCTGGTGCTGGCCGACGCCGACCTGGACAGGGCCGCCGAGGGCGCCGTCCGGGCCTGCTTCTCCTCCGCCGGGCAGCTGTGCATCTCGATCGAGCGGCTGTACGTGCACCGCTCGGTCGCCGAGGACTTCCTGGCCCGGTTCGCCGCCCGCACCGCCGCGCTGCGGCTCGGCGGCGGCCTGGCGTACGGCGCCGACATGGGCTCGCTGGTCTCCCCGCGCCAGCTGGAGACGGTCGCCCGGCACGTCGAGGAGGCGGTCGGGGCCGGTGCCACCGTGCTGGCCGGCGGCCGCGCCCGCCCCGACCTCGGCCCGCTGTTCTACGAGCCGACCATCCTGGACGGCGTCACCCCCGGGATGGCGGTCTGCGCCGAGGAGACCTTCGGCCCGGTCGTCTCGATCTACCGCTTCGACACCGACGACGAGGCGGTCGCCGCCGCCAACGCCACCCCGTACGGCCTGAACTCCAGCGTCTGGACCAGGGACACCCGGCGCGGCCGGGCGGTCGCGGCCCGGCTGCGCACCGGCACGGTCAACGTCAACGAGGCGTACGCGGCCGCCTACGGCTCGGTCGCCTCGCCGATGGGCGGCATGGGCGAGTCCGGCCTCGGCCGGCGGCACGGCTCCGAGGGCATCCTGCGCTACACCGAGGCGCAGACCGTGGCCGTGCAGCGGATCCTGCCGATCGGCCCCTCGATGGGCCTGGACGACGAGGCGTTCGCCCGGCTCTTCACCACCGGCCTGAAGGCCATGAAGGCGTTCCGGCTCAAGTGA
- a CDS encoding serine/threonine-protein kinase has translation MGVQDQSTGRVLAGRYALGERLGRGGMGTVWRARDEMLDREVAVKELTVSHLSEEDLEILQSRMKREARAAARIKHPGVITIHDVVEQDGRPWIVMELVDGRPLSAVVSEDGALSPREAAEVGVQVLAALHRGHQLGVLHRDVKPANVLLEHGTGRVVLLDFGIAKFEDAGIELTRPGDLVGSPDYLAPERAQGHRPGPASDLWALGATLYTAVEGTSPFRRDTPLATLAAVVDEPLPEPHRAGALAPVLAALMGKDPAGRPGADEALRMLREVAAGATLGIRVSGPGPAEPSRVPTQYVPVVDRVDPPAAGPAADGAASPTAATAPAGPADPGVPAVPGVPAVPGVPAGPGAPAGPAAPGATAATLPGAPTEPVPAVSPRPARRRRRPLVLLGGALVLALLAGGGAWAVLQNRADGPGGDPNPSATAVDPIASGDPAPAGWTWRDDVEGFRFLLPTDQQWLRTEENGQVYYSPDAKVHYLQFAVTVGQPLTPREHFKEMEASVSKSLKDYLSLSMAAARINDREGAVWEFSYTAKDGSRRRAKEAEFRDTDGTSYAVYISGPEKDWTALQRRFTTVLNSFAPTR, from the coding sequence ATGGGTGTTCAGGACCAGTCGACGGGCCGGGTGCTCGCGGGCCGGTACGCGTTGGGGGAGCGGCTGGGCCGGGGCGGGATGGGGACCGTCTGGCGGGCCCGGGACGAGATGCTGGACCGGGAGGTGGCGGTCAAGGAGCTGACCGTCAGCCACCTGTCGGAGGAGGACCTGGAGATCCTCCAGTCCCGGATGAAGCGCGAGGCGAGAGCCGCCGCGCGGATCAAGCACCCGGGGGTGATCACCATCCACGACGTGGTGGAGCAGGACGGCCGCCCGTGGATCGTGATGGAGCTGGTGGACGGCCGCCCGCTGTCCGCGGTGGTCTCCGAGGACGGCGCGCTGAGTCCGCGCGAGGCCGCCGAGGTCGGGGTGCAGGTGCTGGCCGCGCTGCACCGGGGGCACCAGCTCGGCGTGCTGCACCGGGACGTGAAGCCGGCCAACGTGCTGCTGGAGCACGGCACCGGGCGGGTGGTGCTGCTGGACTTCGGCATCGCCAAGTTCGAGGACGCGGGCATCGAGCTGACCCGGCCGGGCGACCTGGTCGGCTCCCCGGACTACCTCGCGCCGGAGCGGGCCCAGGGCCACCGGCCGGGCCCGGCCTCGGACCTGTGGGCGCTCGGCGCGACGCTGTACACCGCGGTGGAGGGGACGTCCCCGTTCCGCCGGGACACGCCGCTGGCCACGCTCGCGGCGGTGGTCGACGAGCCGCTGCCGGAGCCGCACCGGGCGGGCGCGCTGGCGCCGGTGCTGGCCGCGCTGATGGGCAAGGACCCGGCCGGGCGGCCGGGCGCGGACGAGGCGCTGCGTATGCTGCGCGAGGTCGCGGCCGGGGCGACGCTGGGCATCCGGGTGTCCGGGCCGGGCCCGGCGGAGCCGTCCCGGGTGCCCACCCAGTACGTGCCGGTGGTGGACCGGGTCGACCCGCCGGCCGCCGGCCCCGCGGCGGACGGGGCGGCCTCGCCCACCGCCGCCACCGCACCCGCCGGTCCCGCAGACCCCGGTGTTCCCGCCGTTCCCGGTGTTCCCGCCGTTCCCGGTGTCCCCGCAGGTCCCGGCGCTCCCGCCGGTCCCGCGGCTCCCGGCGCGACCGCGGCGACCCTGCCGGGCGCGCCGACCGAGCCGGTCCCCGCGGTGAGTCCCCGTCCGGCCCGTCGTCGGCGCCGGCCGCTGGTGCTGCTGGGCGGCGCGCTGGTGCTGGCGCTGCTCGCGGGCGGCGGCGCCTGGGCGGTGCTGCAGAACCGTGCCGACGGCCCGGGCGGCGACCCGAACCCGTCGGCGACCGCGGTGGACCCGATCGCGTCGGGCGACCCGGCGCCGGCCGGCTGGACCTGGCGGGACGACGTCGAGGGCTTCCGCTTCCTGCTGCCCACCGACCAGCAGTGGCTGCGCACCGAGGAGAACGGGCAGGTCTACTACAGCCCGGACGCCAAGGTGCACTACCTGCAGTTCGCGGTGACGGTCGGGCAGCCGCTGACCCCGCGCGAGCACTTCAAGGAGATGGAGGCGTCGGTCAGCAAGAGCCTCAAGGACTACCTGTCGCTGAGCATGGCCGCCGCCCGGATCAACGACCGGGAGGGCGCGGTGTGGGAGTTCTCGTACACCGCGAAGGATGGCTCGCGCCGGCGGGCGAAGGAGGCGGAGTTCCGGGACACCGACGGCACCTCGTACGCGGTGTACATCTCCGGCCCGGAGAAGGACTGGACGGCGCTGCAGCGCCGCTTCACCACCGTCCTCAACAGTTTCGCGCCCACCCGCTGA
- a CDS encoding protein kinase, which translates to MRAVPGQVVGGRYRVTDRPAEVPAHPSAGVPARDAVSGALVTLSALELPEFLDPLRPEVEEQPGQGPRVAERVAAVAAAAPDHPRLLRGLGAVPEGGLLWVAEERLPGEPLSRLAGNGPVSPYRVAEIAADLAGALEALHRTGLTHGNLTAEAVVVCEDGAAVLGGLLRGAAEEELCQAVGGPVPRRVYEARALLVGARAERWPIDAGAPADCWALGVLLYRLLSGYGPYPEQDLPTLLGAVRDGRFRPADGCGVLRPLVERLLQPEAGLRPDAAAVRQELRTVLAGAPEPFGAGAVQAPLLPVLRPPAGPLVPRPRGARALRRTDRQGAERSPGVEPRRPPRVPPALLGPLLVGGVVLALVAALAAVVAFAG; encoded by the coding sequence ATGCGAGCGGTCCCGGGGCAGGTGGTGGGCGGGCGGTACCGGGTGACGGACCGTCCGGCCGAGGTGCCGGCGCACCCGTCGGCGGGCGTTCCCGCGCGGGACGCGGTGAGCGGCGCGCTGGTGACGCTGTCCGCGCTGGAGCTCCCCGAGTTCCTCGACCCGCTGCGGCCCGAGGTGGAGGAGCAGCCCGGTCAGGGCCCGCGGGTGGCCGAGCGGGTGGCCGCGGTGGCGGCTGCCGCGCCGGACCATCCGCGACTGCTGCGGGGCCTGGGGGCGGTGCCGGAGGGCGGGCTGCTGTGGGTCGCGGAGGAGCGGCTGCCGGGTGAGCCGCTCTCCCGGCTGGCCGGCAACGGGCCGGTCTCCCCGTACCGGGTGGCGGAGATCGCCGCGGACCTGGCGGGCGCGCTGGAGGCGCTGCACCGCACCGGTCTGACGCACGGCAACCTGACCGCCGAGGCGGTGGTGGTGTGCGAGGACGGCGCGGCGGTGCTCGGCGGGCTGCTGCGCGGCGCCGCGGAGGAGGAGCTCTGCCAGGCGGTCGGCGGCCCGGTGCCGCGCCGGGTGTACGAGGCCCGGGCGCTGCTGGTGGGGGCGCGGGCGGAGCGGTGGCCGATCGACGCGGGCGCGCCGGCCGACTGCTGGGCGCTCGGAGTGCTGCTCTACCGGCTGCTGTCCGGGTACGGGCCCTACCCGGAGCAGGACCTGCCGACGCTGCTCGGCGCGGTGCGCGACGGCCGGTTCCGTCCGGCGGACGGCTGCGGGGTGCTGCGGCCGCTGGTCGAGCGGTTGCTGCAGCCGGAGGCGGGGCTGCGGCCGGACGCGGCGGCGGTGCGGCAGGAGCTGCGGACGGTGCTGGCGGGTGCGCCCGAGCCGTTCGGCGCGGGGGCGGTGCAGGCGCCGCTGCTGCCGGTGCTGCGGCCGCCGGCCGGTCCGCTGGTGCCCCGGCCGCGCGGGGCCCGGGCTTTGCGGCGGACGGATCGTCAGGGTGCGGAGCGAAGTCCCGGGGTGGAGCCCCGGCGGCCGCCGCGGGTGCCGCCGGCGCTGCTCGGCCCGCTGCTGGTGGGCGGGGTGGTGCTGGCACTGGTCGCGGCGCTGGCGGCGGTGGTGGCGTTCGCGGGCTGA